The Argentina anserina chromosome 3, drPotAnse1.1, whole genome shotgun sequence genome includes a region encoding these proteins:
- the LOC126788456 gene encoding uncharacterized protein LOC126788456 → MANKQSQGEGENISSAQAVFLGALAPGVNGPTWTTLRLAFVMLGVCLSVMLGLAFSSSDSWLVLHVAFLVFITMTLFLLLSWFLSQTGLVSVEHQIRKIGLAPDDQDPSRKNTLKIEEKSM, encoded by the exons ATGGCCAACAAACAATcacaaggagaaggagaaaacATTTCATCAGCTCAAGCAGTGTTTCTCGGGGCTTTAGCTCCTGGTGTAAAC GGTCCAACATGGACAACTCTGAGGCTAGCTTTTGTGATGCTGGGTGTTTGCCTTTCTGTGATGCTGGGCTTGGCTTTCTCCTCTAGTGACTCTTGGTTGGTTCTTCATGTTGCATTCTTGGTCTTCATCACTATGACTCTCTTCCTGCTTCTTAGCTG GTTTCTTTCACAGACTGGTTTGGTCTCTGTGGAACATCAAATCCGTAAGATAGGCTTAGCACCAGATGATCAAGATCCAAGCAGAAAAAACACCTTGAAGATCGAAGAAAAATCCATGTAA
- the LOC126788852 gene encoding transcriptional corepressor LEUNIG-like, translating into MANSSSGRVDFWDAEKMLDLYVHDYLVKKNMHSTAAIFRREADVYSETPVVIDTKDGFLNEWWTLFYDMYSSRTSELKPQEAKAVAPPVQERTENEQQPLQQRKHARVPEDLPRVPTAVPLPITKQKRSRRTRTRSTDYFSKWLGIPGGDLSRSNLHSLNVNNLNISKALASSSSPLHQQLLRNIAQMQVQDTRNLISFDRTNNIGSNVFGLQKSIRPPGAQDAGTSRVNPGPKIGRPPKVVSSGLQVPNHQKLIKASTAEHQHPPLGNQMTAPPLRQTVEAQQQPDQQQRRRQLSEDGRERRTPSGAGDSHLENMNANEDAPVEENTESFLSYEDDSAGGGTSTPFKASKRRGGNKKQGKGFNFEEICSLHSSMAKVVCCHFSSNGTWLASAGHEKKVLIWNMENFDVVKSSEEHSHLITDVRFRPNSTMFATSSFDKNVKIWDAANPSKSIFKLEGHTEQVMSMDYHPRKLNLLSSCDSNDEIRLWNVNQSNCTHIFKGATKQVRFQPRFGKYLAAASGNSVNIFDVETASFDLYLKGSGHAEDVLSICWDTTGKYLATVSEDSARIWSTASSGKCIYELQSNGNKFQSCIFHPGYSLLLIIGCYQSFELWSPSESDKTMTVPAHKGLISALAASPKTDMVASGSHDQVVKLWK; encoded by the exons ATGGCCAATTCTTCTTCAGGCCGTGTGGACTTCTGGGATGCTGAGAAGAT gCTTGATCTTTATGTGCACGATTATTTGGTGAAGAAGAACATGCATTCCACTGCTGCAATTTTCAGGAGGGAGGCTGATGTCTACTCTGAAACTCCTGTCg TTATTGACACCAAAGATGGGTTCTTAAATGAATGGTGGACTTTGTTTTATGACATGTATTCGTCTAGGACGTCGGAATTGAAGCCTCAGGAGGCCAAGGCTGTAGCACCACCGGTTCAG GAAAGGACAGAGAATGAACAACAGCCACTACAGCAACGCAAACATGCAAGAGTGCCTGAAGATTTACCAAGGGTGCCGACTGCAGTACCGTTACCAATCACTAAGCAGAAGAGGTCTCGACGAACTAGGACCAGGAGTACTGACTACTTCAGTAAGTGGTTAGGGATACCAGGTGGAGATTTAAGTCGAAGTAATTTACATTCCCTTAATGTCAATAATCTGAATATCTCAAAGGCCCTCGCAAGCAGTTCAAG CCCTCTGCATCAGCAACTCCTCAGGAACATTGCTCAAATGCAG GTGCAGGACACTAGGAATTTGATTAGCTTCGACAGGACTAACAACATTGGCTCTAATGTTTTTGGACTGCAAAAGTCCATACGCCCACCTGGAGCTCAGGATGCAG GTACGAGTAGAGTTAATCCTGGACCGAAAATTGGAAGGCCTCCTAAA GTAGTAAGCTCAGGTTTGCAGGTTCCAAACCATCAGAAACTGATTAAGGCATCAACAGCAGAACATCAGCATCCACCTTTGGGTAATCAG ATGACAGCTCCCCCCTTGAGACAAACTGTAGAAGCCCAGCAACAACCTGATCAGCAGCAGCGGCGGCGGCAGTTATCAGAG GATGGCAGAGAGAGGAGAACACCATCAGGAGCAGGAGACAGTCATTTG GAAAATATGAATGCTAATGAAGATGCCCCTGTGGAAGAAAATACCGAGTCTTTCTTGTCATATGAGGATGACAGTGCTGGTGGTGGTACAAGCACTCCATTCAAGGCTTCAAAACGCCGTGGTGGTAATAAGAAACAAGGAAAGG GCTTCAATTTTGAAGAAATCTGTTCCCTCCACTCGAGCATGGCTAAGGTTGTATGCTGTCATTTTTCGTCAAATGGGACGTGGTTAGCTAGTGCAGGGCATGAAAAGAAG GTTCTGATTTGGAACATGGAAAATTTTGATGTTGTTAAATCTTCCGAAGAACACTCTCATCTCATTACAGATGTACGGTTTAGACCAAATTCAACAATGTTTGCAACATCTTCCTTTGATAAAAATGTGAAGATATGGGACGCGGCCAAT CCAAGTAAATCAATATTTAAGCTTGAAGGGCATACTGAGCAAGTAATGTCTATGGATTATCACCCAAGGAAGTTAAATCTCCTCTCATCATGCGATAGTAACGATGAAATCCGACTGTGGAATGTCAACCAATCTAATTGCACACACATTTTCAAG GGAGCAACTAAACAAGTCAGATTCCAGCCTCGGTTTGGAAAATATTTGGCTGCTGCTTCAGGAAATAGTGTCAATATTTTTGATGTTGAGACTGCCAGTTTCGACTTGTACTTGAAG GGATCTGGACATGCTGAAGATGTCCTTTCAATTTGCTGGGATACAACTGGGAAGTATCTTGCTACAGTTAGTGAAGACAGTGCGCGGATTTGGTCAACTGCATCAAGCGGAAAATGCATATATGAACTCCAATCAAATGGCAACAAATTCCAATCATGCATATTTCACCCTGGATATTCACTACTCCTGATCATTGGTTGTTACCAG TCCTTTGAGTTGTGGAGTCCAAGTGAGAGCGATAAAACTATGACTGTTCCAGCACATAAAGGGCTGATTTCTGCATTGGCGGCATCCCCAAAGACTGATATGGTTGCCTCGGGGAGTCATGATCAGGTCGTCAAACTATGGAAATGA